The following coding sequences are from one Candidatus Borkfalkia ceftriaxoniphila window:
- the aroA gene encoding 3-phosphoshikimate 1-carboxyvinyltransferase, protein MNIEPAEKISGIAEIPGDKSITHRAVMFNAAAEGKAKITRALVGEDCLSTVSCMKALGAKIEREGETITVEGSPEFKNNALCDCGNSGTTMRLLCGLIAGKGVRATLTGDASLSTRPMRRVAEPLALLGANVRTTDGTAPLIVEPAPLHGCIVETGVASAQVKSAILLAGLGASGETIVREPEKSRDHSERLLSAMGADIFVHQNAVRIRKSRLHCVDVDVPADISSAAYFLALGALKGEIVCPRVGVNPTRTGILTAFDRLGVIYTLQNERLVCGEPVADIVVKKSAMRAITLSKEIMPALIDEIPVIALLCAFAEGESVISGAQELKVKESDRIATTAEMIAALGGDIRATDDGFVIRGKSKLQGGKVRSYGDHRIAMTAAIGLAASENGGAIEGAECVNISFPDFYRRLAGLGN, encoded by the coding sequence ATGAACATAGAGCCCGCCGAAAAGATCTCGGGGATCGCGGAAATCCCCGGAGATAAATCCATCACCCACCGCGCGGTCATGTTCAACGCCGCGGCGGAGGGGAAAGCGAAGATCACGCGCGCGCTCGTCGGAGAGGATTGCCTTTCCACGGTTTCGTGCATGAAGGCGCTCGGCGCGAAGATCGAGCGGGAGGGCGAAACCATTACCGTCGAAGGCTCGCCCGAATTTAAAAATAACGCGCTGTGCGATTGCGGCAACAGCGGCACGACTATGCGCCTCTTATGCGGCTTGATCGCGGGCAAGGGCGTGCGCGCCACGCTTACGGGCGATGCGTCGCTGTCCACGCGTCCCATGCGCCGCGTTGCCGAGCCGCTCGCGCTGTTGGGGGCAAACGTCCGCACGACGGACGGTACCGCGCCTCTGATTGTCGAACCTGCGCCCCTGCACGGCTGCATTGTGGAAACCGGAGTCGCCAGCGCGCAGGTCAAGAGCGCGATTTTGCTTGCGGGGCTGGGCGCGTCGGGAGAAACGATCGTCCGCGAACCCGAAAAGTCGCGCGATCACAGCGAACGCCTGCTGTCCGCGATGGGAGCGGATATTTTCGTTCATCAAAACGCCGTACGCATCCGAAAGAGCCGTTTGCATTGCGTGGACGTGGACGTTCCCGCGGATATTTCCAGCGCCGCGTATTTTCTGGCGCTGGGCGCGCTGAAAGGGGAGATCGTCTGTCCCCGCGTCGGCGTCAATCCCACGCGCACGGGTATCCTGACGGCGTTCGACAGACTGGGCGTCATATATACTCTGCAAAACGAACGGCTCGTCTGCGGCGAACCCGTGGCGGATATCGTCGTGAAAAAGTCCGCAATGCGCGCCATCACGCTTTCGAAAGAGATCATGCCCGCGCTCATCGACGAAATCCCCGTCATCGCGCTTCTGTGCGCCTTTGCCGAGGGCGAAAGCGTCATTTCGGGCGCGCAGGAACTCAAAGTAAAGGAGAGCGACCGCATCGCGACCACCGCGGAGATGATCGCCGCGCTCGGCGGCGATATCCGCGCGACGGACGACGGTTTCGTGATCCGGGGCAAAAGCAAATTACAGGGCGGAAAAGTCCGCTCTTACGGAGATCACCGCATCGCCATGACTGCCGCAATCGGTCTGGCCGCGAGCGAAAACGGCGGTGCGATCGAGGGCGCGGAATGCGTCAATATTTCCTTTCCCGATTTTTATCGCAGACTTGCGGGACTTGGAAACTGA
- the aroB gene encoding 3-dehydroquinate synthase, with product MQKIRIHTKSRPGIVYCGEGAFEQGYEETLAGKELFVVTDSNVARLYADLIEKYFGSAHVCVVPAGEKNKNHKTLFSILDEMVRARCHRKTVLVAFGGGVVGDVGGFAASLYMRGTRLVQIPTTLLAQVDSSVGGKTAIDYRGYKNIVGSFYQPEQVLCDPRFLTTLPKREIRCGLGEIVKTAALDAEIFDILQGATDFGLRFLEKLVPLCVRFKAGVVERDERETAGLRQCLNLGHTTAHALELDYGRRSHGEYVLVGTAFETKIALAEGVCKREYAERILKIVSRALPKMPRFPDIGSAAENALLDKKNSGQEKISLVVPKARGEYAEISLPLPTYAEYLKKIEGGLL from the coding sequence ATGCAGAAGATACGAATTCACACGAAATCGCGCCCCGGCATCGTATATTGCGGCGAGGGCGCATTCGAACAGGGCTATGAAGAGACGCTTGCAGGCAAAGAATTATTCGTCGTGACCGACTCCAACGTGGCGCGGCTGTATGCGGATCTCATTGAAAAATATTTCGGCAGTGCGCACGTATGCGTCGTGCCCGCGGGCGAGAAAAACAAAAACCATAAAACGCTCTTTTCCATTTTAGACGAAATGGTCCGCGCCCGTTGCCATAGAAAAACCGTGCTCGTCGCGTTCGGCGGCGGCGTGGTCGGCGACGTGGGCGGCTTTGCCGCTTCCCTCTATATGCGCGGCACCCGCCTCGTACAGATCCCTACGACGCTTTTGGCGCAGGTGGACAGTTCCGTAGGCGGCAAGACCGCCATTGATTACAGGGGATATAAAAATATCGTCGGGAGTTTTTATCAGCCCGAACAGGTCCTCTGCGATCCGAGGTTTCTGACGACGCTGCCCAAACGCGAGATACGCTGCGGGTTGGGCGAGATCGTAAAGACCGCCGCGCTCGATGCGGAAATTTTTGATATTTTGCAAGGCGCGACAGATTTCGGGCTGCGCTTTCTGGAAAAACTCGTTCCGCTGTGCGTCCGTTTTAAGGCGGGCGTCGTGGAGAGGGACGAACGGGAAACCGCGGGGCTCAGACAATGCCTGAATTTGGGGCATACCACGGCGCACGCGCTCGAACTCGATTACGGCCGCCGCTCGCACGGCGAATACGTGCTCGTCGGCACGGCGTTCGAAACCAAGATCGCGCTGGCGGAAGGCGTCTGTAAACGGGAATACGCGGAACGGATCTTAAAGATCGTTTCCCGCGCATTGCCGAAGATGCCGCGTTTTCCCGATATCGGGAGCGCGGCGGAAAACGCGCTTTTGGATAAAAAGAATTCCGGACAGGAAAAAATATCCCTCGTCGTACCCAAAGCGCGGGGCGAATATGCGGAAATATCGCTGCCGCTTCCGACGTATGCGGAATACTTAAAGAAAATCGAAGGGGGCTTGCTATGA
- the aroC gene encoding chorismate synthase — protein sequence MIKLTTSGESHGRALVAILEGLPSNLEIDAEEINAWLALRQSGYGRGARQKIETDKAEILSGVRDRRTLGSPVCLMVENKDYRNWEEYMSPYGADVTKRRLTQVRPGHADLSGLLKYDHTDARNILERASARETAVRVAAGSVARMYLRALGIEVRGYVKSVESVCDEKHYAFEDLEKIHENELFMPDKVLCERAKTRIDEIKEAKDTAGGIVEIRVRGVKSGFGSCMTYADKLDAHLCGALMSIQAIKGVEVGMGFECARLPGSKVHDEIFWKDGKFSRATNRAGGIEGGMSNGEEIILRAAMKPIPTLMRGLNTVEFESKQACRAATERSDVAAICALEVIAESVVCFALAQKISERLGGDHMREVQERYARLP from the coding sequence ATGATCAAACTGACAACAAGCGGAGAATCGCACGGGCGCGCGCTCGTCGCCATTCTCGAAGGACTGCCTTCCAATCTCGAAATCGATGCGGAAGAGATCAACGCCTGGCTCGCCCTTCGGCAGAGCGGCTACGGCAGGGGCGCGCGCCAGAAGATCGAAACGGACAAAGCGGAGATCCTGTCGGGCGTGCGCGATCGCCGTACGTTGGGCAGCCCCGTCTGCCTGATGGTGGAAAACAAGGATTACCGCAACTGGGAAGAGTATATGTCGCCTTACGGTGCCGACGTGACAAAGCGCAGACTCACGCAGGTACGCCCGGGCCACGCCGACCTTTCGGGGCTTTTGAAGTACGACCATACCGACGCGCGTAATATTTTAGAACGCGCCTCGGCGCGGGAAACTGCCGTACGCGTTGCGGCGGGGAGCGTCGCGAGAATGTACCTGCGCGCGCTCGGCATTGAAGTGCGCGGCTACGTCAAGAGCGTGGAATCGGTGTGCGATGAAAAGCATTATGCGTTCGAGGATCTGGAAAAAATCCATGAAAACGAACTGTTTATGCCTGACAAAGTACTATGTGAACGCGCCAAAACGCGCATCGACGAGATAAAAGAGGCGAAAGACACCGCGGGCGGCATTGTGGAAATTCGCGTGCGCGGCGTCAAGAGCGGGTTCGGCAGTTGCATGACTTACGCAGATAAACTGGACGCGCACCTGTGCGGCGCTTTGATGAGCATACAGGCGATCAAGGGCGTGGAAGTGGGCATGGGATTCGAATGCGCCCGTCTGCCCGGTTCCAAAGTGCACGACGAAATTTTCTGGAAAGACGGAAAATTTTCGCGCGCGACCAACCGTGCGGGCGGGATCGAGGGCGGTATGTCCAACGGGGAAGAGATCATTTTGCGCGCCGCGATGAAACCCATTCCCACGCTCATGCGCGGGCTGAATACCGTGGAATTTGAAAGCAAACAGGCGTGCCGCGCGGCGACCGAACGAAGCGACGTTGCGGCGATCTGCGCGTTGGAAGTCATTGCGGAGAGCGTCGTATGTTTCGCGCTCGCGCAGAAGATTTCCGAACGGCTGGGCGGCGATCATATGCGCGAAGTGCAGGAGCGTTACGCGCGCCTGCCGTAA
- a CDS encoding ComEC/Rec2 family competence protein, with protein MKGEKTKEKKRKKRIAAIAVAGAVAVMVLVLALVNAFVFPLRYLSVLFSLPEVEARAERELALHFIDVGQGDAALIEFPDGKTLLIDGGGEDSDALLRYLRALKIDTLDYLLLTHPDSDHCGGLSDVLELFGAKHIYMPYCPDETINASYAAFTSAVRKAARKGTAVHISQTFSAIVSEDVECFYYAMILLPLPYESENSAYRALVNENSDSAANDASAVVYLEYAGVRFLFTGDIGENVENGLVRDYGIFGDELFARTVQVGGRSIELRPDIADIDVLKVSHHGSASSTSAEFARLVSPRFALIGVGAGNLYGHPSPSVIERLKSADQTCEVYRTDEAGNIVLRVGEEGKLSPHLQKSFKLEIYRKKSFSEYI; from the coding sequence ATGAAAGGAGAGAAAACAAAAGAAAAAAAGCGTAAAAAGCGCATCGCCGCAATCGCCGTTGCGGGCGCGGTCGCTGTCATGGTACTCGTACTCGCGCTCGTCAACGCCTTTGTATTTCCTCTGCGTTATCTCTCCGTTTTATTTTCACTTCCCGAAGTCGAGGCGCGCGCCGAGCGCGAACTTGCCCTTCACTTTATCGACGTGGGGCAGGGCGACGCCGCCTTGATCGAATTTCCCGACGGGAAAACATTGCTTATCGACGGAGGCGGAGAAGATAGCGACGCGCTTTTGCGCTATCTCCGCGCGCTCAAAATCGATACGCTCGATTACCTGTTGCTCACGCATCCCGATTCCGACCACTGCGGCGGCCTAAGCGACGTTTTGGAACTGTTCGGCGCGAAACATATTTATATGCCTTATTGCCCCGATGAAACGATCAACGCATCTTACGCCGCGTTTACGTCAGCGGTCAGAAAAGCCGCCCGCAAGGGTACGGCAGTGCATATCTCGCAGACCTTTTCCGCCATCGTTTCGGAAGATGTAGAATGTTTCTATTATGCCATGATCTTATTGCCGCTGCCGTACGAATCGGAAAACAGCGCCTATCGCGCGCTTGTGAACGAGAATTCCGACAGCGCTGCCAACGACGCGTCCGCAGTCGTTTATCTCGAATACGCGGGCGTACGCTTTCTGTTTACGGGCGATATCGGCGAAAACGTGGAAAACGGGCTTGTCAGGGATTACGGCATTTTCGGAGACGAATTGTTCGCCAGGACCGTGCAGGTCGGCGGGCGCAGCATCGAACTGCGCCCGGATATTGCGGATATAGACGTCTTGAAAGTATCGCACCACGGCAGCGCATCTTCCACGTCGGCAGAGTTTGCCCGACTCGTTTCGCCGCGCTTTGCGCTCATCGGTGTCGGGGCGGGAAATCTGTACGGACACCCGTCGCCGTCAGTGATCGAACGGTTAAAGTCAGCCGATCAGACATGCGAGGTCTATCGGACGGACGAGGCGGGCAACATTGTCCTCCGCGTCGGCGAAGAGGGGAAACTGTCGCCGCATCTGCAAAAATCTTTCAAATTGGAAATTTACCGTAAAAAATCTTTTTCGGAGTATATATAG
- a CDS encoding patatin-like phospholipase family protein gives MMFTKKKKKIGLALGSGGAKGMAHLGVLRAFEEEGISFDVVAGTSIGSIVGAMYARGYSSTDTMELVKRLDYKNLAVSLLVGGSFAPVRRLLSDSLGTEAFDELKLPFAAVATDVSQGAEVVLRGGNLIDSLMASSAMPPFFRAVEIDGTPLADGAFFNAVPGDVVREMGADIVVGVGLSEYSEDKPSRFMTAGGQIVPVRQKGFAACDILLTPALEGYAATDILRKDNMYDLGYECARSRMEEVRSLLKNAKAAKAR, from the coding sequence ATGATGTTTACGAAAAAGAAGAAAAAAATCGGCCTCGCGCTGGGAAGCGGCGGGGCGAAAGGTATGGCGCATCTGGGAGTTTTGCGCGCGTTCGAAGAAGAGGGGATCTCTTTCGACGTCGTGGCGGGCACTTCCATCGGCAGTATCGTGGGAGCCATGTATGCGCGGGGGTATTCCTCCACGGATACCATGGAACTCGTGAAAAGACTGGATTATAAAAACCTTGCCGTTTCCCTTTTGGTCGGCGGTAGTTTTGCACCCGTTCGGCGGCTCTTGTCCGATTCGCTGGGCACGGAAGCGTTCGACGAGTTGAAACTTCCGTTCGCGGCGGTCGCAACCGACGTTTCCCAAGGTGCGGAAGTCGTTCTTCGCGGCGGGAACCTCATCGATTCGCTGATGGCGTCGAGCGCCATGCCACCCTTTTTCCGCGCGGTGGAGATCGACGGCACGCCGCTGGCGGACGGCGCGTTTTTCAACGCCGTGCCCGGCGATGTCGTAAGGGAAATGGGCGCGGATATCGTCGTCGGCGTAGGGCTTTCGGAATATTCCGAGGACAAGCCGTCGCGTTTTATGACCGCGGGCGGGCAGATCGTGCCCGTCCGGCAAAAAGGTTTCGCGGCCTGCGATATTCTTTTAACGCCCGCGCTGGAAGGCTATGCCGCCACGGATATTCTGCGCAAGGATAATATGTACGATCTGGGCTACGAATGCGCGCGCTCACGCATGGAAGAGGTGCGCTCCCTTTTGAAAAACGCGAAAGCGGCGAAGGCGAGATAG
- a CDS encoding ROK family protein, which produces MTDWYMGFDLGGMSAKAGLFDQKGQCLYKCTAATSKDDGYVTVVTKLYQLAKETLAAAGASLERLKGVGLASPGVIDGNGGVVIRWSNYGWTDKPIGRDLAQRLSAPVRLVNDANAAALGEAKFGASKKYTDSMFLTLGTGVGSGIISGGKLMENCGGAEAGHMVIEAGGVPCPCGRRGCFEQYASATALIRDTKKAMFEHKDSVMWELVDGDPDKVDGRTAFSAAKADDPAGAKVVKNYISYLGEGIANLVNLLRPQAVIIGGGICNEGEYLLQPLRRWVGERIYVDGETIPLVIARAKLGNDAGIYGAAALAMGR; this is translated from the coding sequence ATGACTGACTGGTACATGGGGTTCGATCTGGGCGGCATGAGCGCCAAGGCGGGGCTGTTCGATCAAAAGGGGCAATGCCTTTATAAATGTACGGCCGCGACTTCCAAGGACGACGGATATGTGACGGTCGTTACGAAATTGTATCAATTAGCCAAAGAGACGCTCGCTGCGGCGGGCGCCTCTTTGGAACGTTTAAAGGGCGTAGGGCTCGCCTCTCCGGGCGTGATAGACGGGAACGGCGGGGTAGTGATCCGTTGGAGCAATTACGGCTGGACGGATAAACCGATCGGCAGGGATCTCGCCCAACGCCTGAGCGCTCCCGTCCGTCTTGTAAACGACGCCAACGCGGCGGCGTTGGGCGAAGCGAAGTTCGGCGCGTCCAAAAAATATACAGACAGCATGTTCCTCACCCTCGGCACGGGCGTGGGCTCGGGCATTATTTCGGGCGGCAAACTCATGGAAAACTGCGGCGGCGCAGAGGCCGGACATATGGTCATCGAGGCGGGCGGCGTGCCGTGTCCCTGCGGCAGGCGCGGATGTTTCGAACAGTACGCCTCGGCTACCGCGCTCATTCGCGATACGAAAAAAGCCATGTTTGAGCACAAAGACAGCGTCATGTGGGAACTCGTGGACGGCGATCCCGATAAAGTGGACGGACGCACCGCCTTTTCCGCCGCGAAAGCGGACGATCCCGCAGGCGCGAAAGTCGTCAAAAATTATATTTCCTATCTGGGCGAGGGCATCGCGAATCTGGTAAATTTGCTGCGTCCGCAGGCGGTCATTATCGGCGGCGGGATCTGCAACGAGGGCGAATATCTTTTACAGCCGCTGAGAAGATGGGTGGGCGAACGCATTTATGTGGACGGCGAGACCATTCCGCTCGTCATCGCCCGCGCAAAACTGGGCAACGACGCGGGGATCTACGGCGCGGCGGCGCTCGCCATGGGACGATAA
- a CDS encoding DUF1934 domain-containing protein yields the protein MLETRSDGGGETLDGKGGYEFRKSGSRLYFTADGASFELLTGNDLRIVRKGEVSYELRFCVGEPTECFIETPYGNIHAAVRTDSMQINCSPSHAEINVEYTLGIGGGSSAHSMRFAVLPYFNK from the coding sequence ATGCTGGAGACGCGATCGGACGGCGGCGGAGAAACGCTGGACGGAAAAGGCGGATACGAGTTTCGTAAATCGGGTAGCCGCCTGTATTTCACAGCGGATGGCGCCTCTTTCGAATTGCTTACGGGCAATGATTTGAGAATCGTGCGAAAGGGAGAGGTTTCCTATGAGTTGCGCTTTTGCGTCGGCGAACCGACAGAGTGTTTCATCGAGACGCCCTACGGAAATATTCATGCGGCTGTTCGAACGGACAGTATGCAAATAAATTGTTCGCCCTCGCATGCCGAAATTAATGTCGAATACACCCTTGGGATCGGAGGGGGAAGTTCGGCACATTCGATGCGTTTCGCGGTCCTCCCGTATTTCAATAAATAA
- a CDS encoding prephenate dehydrogenase translates to MNIMIAGLGLIGGSMTLALKTAGIQSDGFDREDVLSYALQENMIARAARDFMEYDVVFVALPPKAAVRFLTENSFKKGAVVADVCGVKGAIERAVSDKPRDYRYVGCHPMAGKEVSGIRNADASLFRGASMILVENDRTDPAAAETIAALSVSMGFGRVIRCDSDYHDAKIAYTSQLAHIVSNAYVKSPTADGYRGYTGGSFQDMTRIAGVDEKLWTDLFSANREKILYELRLLISELGEYERALSAGDDKALEALLRAGRLKKEELDRQKRL, encoded by the coding sequence ATGAATATCATGATAGCGGGATTGGGGCTCATCGGCGGTTCGATGACGCTCGCCCTCAAAACCGCGGGCATACAATCGGACGGGTTCGACAGGGAAGACGTGCTTTCCTATGCCTTGCAGGAAAATATGATCGCGCGCGCCGCGCGCGATTTTATGGAGTATGACGTCGTATTCGTTGCGCTCCCGCCCAAGGCGGCCGTGCGTTTTCTTACGGAAAATTCCTTCAAAAAAGGTGCCGTCGTCGCGGACGTATGCGGCGTGAAAGGCGCGATCGAGCGCGCCGTTTCAGATAAACCGCGCGATTACCGCTACGTAGGCTGTCACCCGATGGCGGGAAAAGAAGTATCTGGCATCCGCAATGCGGACGCCTCGCTTTTTCGCGGCGCGAGCATGATCCTCGTCGAAAACGATCGGACGGATCCGGCCGCTGCGGAAACGATCGCCGCGCTCAGCGTTTCTATGGGATTCGGCCGCGTCATCCGCTGCGACAGCGATTATCACGACGCGAAGATCGCCTACACCTCGCAACTCGCGCATATCGTGAGCAACGCGTACGTCAAGAGCCCGACGGCGGATGGCTACCGCGGCTATACGGGCGGTTCCTTTCAGGACATGACGCGCATCGCGGGCGTGGACGAAAAACTGTGGACGGATCTGTTTTCCGCCAACCGCGAAAAAATACTTTACGAACTGCGCCTGCTCATTTCCGAATTGGGAGAGTACGAGCGCGCTCTCTCGGCGGGGGACGATAAGGCACTGGAAGCGCTCCTTCGGGCGGGAAGATTAAAAAAAGAGGAATTAGATAGACAGAAAAGGCTATAA
- the aspS gene encoding aspartate--tRNA ligase: MVQSRTHNCNELNEKNAGERVRIVGWMQNLREVSNSLAFLVLRDFYGITQVVVEDAETLQKVRAVKRESTLAVEGTVRLRSSVNPNIPTGKIEVVPDSVEVLGLCTENLPFEIEKSLEVSEDMRLSYRFLDLRNPKVKNKIIMRSKIVAALRAAMTEQGFIEITTPILTCSSPEGARDYLVPSRIYPGKFYALPQAPQQFKQLLMASGFDRYFQIAPCFRDEDARADRSPGEFYQLDMEMAFATQEDIFAVLEEVLPPIFSKFGKYPAAKGPFRRISYREALEKYGSDKPDLRIKAVLEDLTDFNDVGFAPFEGKTIKAIVVPVFDKTRKFIDTLAADFEKNTGSKMFWCKLDNGELTGGVAKFLAPRKDEFIEKLHLANGSAVFMVAENGNAVYKPAGVMRNMLGNAIESLSEKNKYEFCWIVDFPMYEIGEESGQLEFCHNPFSMPQGGMEALEKQNPLEILAYQYDLVCNGIELSSGAVRNHSPEIMLKAFDMVGLTKEDVIAKFPALYHAFSFGAPPHAGIAPGVDRMVMILLDEPNIREIIPFPMNKNAKDLMMNAPAEVSEKQLDDVHIRIKQEKQA, translated from the coding sequence ATGGTTCAGTCCAGAACACATAACTGCAACGAGTTGAACGAGAAAAACGCGGGCGAACGCGTGCGCATCGTCGGTTGGATGCAAAATCTGCGCGAAGTAAGCAACAGTCTCGCGTTTCTCGTACTGCGGGATTTTTACGGAATTACCCAGGTGGTCGTCGAGGACGCCGAAACCTTGCAGAAGGTGCGCGCAGTCAAGAGAGAGAGCACGCTCGCGGTCGAAGGCACGGTGCGCCTGCGCAGCAGCGTCAATCCCAACATCCCCACGGGCAAGATCGAAGTCGTGCCCGACAGCGTGGAAGTGCTCGGGCTTTGCACGGAAAATCTTCCATTCGAGATCGAAAAGTCGCTGGAGGTTTCCGAGGACATGCGGCTTTCCTACCGCTTTTTAGATCTGCGCAATCCCAAAGTCAAAAATAAAATCATCATGCGCTCGAAGATCGTGGCGGCGCTCAGAGCGGCCATGACCGAGCAGGGCTTTATCGAGATCACAACACCCATTCTAACCTGCTCTTCGCCCGAAGGCGCGCGCGATTATCTCGTGCCCAGCCGTATCTATCCGGGGAAATTTTACGCGCTGCCGCAGGCGCCCCAGCAGTTCAAACAACTTTTGATGGCTTCGGGCTTCGACCGCTATTTCCAGATCGCGCCCTGTTTCCGCGACGAGGACGCGCGCGCAGACCGTTCCCCCGGCGAATTCTATCAACTGGATATGGAAATGGCGTTTGCGACGCAGGAGGACATTTTCGCGGTTCTGGAAGAAGTATTGCCCCCCATCTTTTCGAAATTCGGAAAGTATCCCGCCGCAAAAGGCCCTTTCCGTCGGATATCCTACCGCGAGGCGCTGGAAAAGTACGGTTCGGACAAACCCGATCTGCGCATCAAAGCGGTGTTAGAGGATCTGACGGATTTCAACGACGTCGGGTTTGCCCCCTTCGAAGGAAAGACGATCAAAGCGATCGTCGTGCCCGTATTCGATAAAACGAGAAAGTTCATCGACACTCTCGCCGCGGATTTCGAAAAAAACACAGGAAGCAAAATGTTCTGGTGCAAACTGGACAACGGCGAACTGACGGGCGGCGTCGCGAAATTTCTGGCGCCCCGCAAGGACGAATTCATCGAAAAACTGCATCTCGCGAATGGCAGCGCCGTTTTTATGGTAGCGGAGAACGGCAATGCCGTCTATAAACCCGCGGGCGTAATGCGCAATATGCTGGGCAACGCGATCGAGTCTTTATCGGAAAAAAACAAGTACGAGTTCTGTTGGATCGTGGACTTCCCCATGTACGAGATCGGCGAAGAGAGCGGACAGTTGGAATTCTGCCACAACCCCTTCTCCATGCCCCAGGGCGGCATGGAAGCGCTGGAAAAGCAGAACCCGCTGGAAATCCTCGCATACCAATACGATCTCGTATGCAACGGCATAGAACTTTCTTCGGGCGCGGTGCGTAACCACTCCCCCGAGATCATGCTCAAAGCGTTCGACATGGTGGGCCTCACGAAAGAGGACGTCATCGCCAAATTCCCCGCGCTGTATCACGCATTCTCGTTCGGCGCGCCCCCGCACGCGGGAATCGCCCCGGGCGTCGACCGCATGGTGATGATCTTGCTGGACGAACCCAATATCCGCGAGATCATACCCTTCCCCATGAATAAAAACGCAAAAGATTTGATGATGAACGCGCCCGCCGAAGTTTCGGAAAAACAGTTGGACGACGTGCATATCCGGATCAAACAAGAAAAGCAAGCGTAA
- a CDS encoding putative ABC transporter permease: protein MVNRSDPAGRLESPALQFISRYFLLASAVAFFGWLFETMSFVILWEPQDRGMLTLPFCYLYGSIVVVIWFALGTPFAGNMGKLYQKCRGETPSLVRRIGAAALSVAVYFVAVTVLSTLLELIVGLIFMKGLGIPLWSYKNFDHTFMDIICLDFSLLWGVLITVGMCTLWPFLQFLERKLSPKARAVAAIVLAVLVVCDFAFNVTYFAVTGLHFDLY from the coding sequence ATGGTAAATCGCTCTGACCCCGCGGGCAGGCTCGAAAGTCCCGCACTCCAATTTATAAGCCGCTATTTTCTGCTCGCTTCGGCGGTGGCGTTTTTCGGCTGGCTGTTCGAAACGATGAGTTTTGTGATCTTGTGGGAACCGCAGGATCGGGGTATGCTCACGCTCCCGTTCTGCTATCTCTACGGCTCTATCGTCGTGGTGATCTGGTTTGCGCTCGGCACGCCTTTTGCGGGGAATATGGGGAAACTGTATCAAAAATGCAGGGGAGAAACGCCCTCCCTCGTCCGCAGGATCGGCGCAGCCGCGCTGTCGGTGGCGGTCTATTTTGTCGCGGTCACGGTTCTTTCCACTTTATTAGAACTGATCGTGGGGTTGATTTTTATGAAAGGGCTAGGTATACCGCTCTGGAGTTATAAAAATTTCGACCATACGTTCATGGACATCATATGTCTGGATTTTTCGCTTTTATGGGGCGTGCTGATCACCGTAGGTATGTGCACGCTCTGGCCGTTCCTGCAATTTCTGGAACGTAAACTTTCTCCGAAAGCGCGCGCCGTGGCCGCCATCGTGCTCGCGGTGCTCGTCGTCTGCGACTTCGCGTTCAACGTAACTTACTTTGCGGTTACGGGTTTGCATTTCGATCTGTATTAA
- a CDS encoding 6-carboxytetrahydropterin synthase, protein MKSFTTIQLQYAHRFYGFKGEAQYLHGHTGILTIEVADTIENGVNMVFPCNEIYKTAWEVLQNFDHALILREDDPLLPAVLKVYDEQGIRGGAPTNKQKGPAFKTALATAYPECRLVVTKETMTVEGMIKMVYELLKDKLNIAKITFTSGVNGASEEFTPDKSIDRCPLCGIALNENGVCPKCGYKKR, encoded by the coding sequence ATGAAAAGTTTTACGACAATACAACTGCAATACGCGCACAGATTCTATGGCTTTAAAGGCGAAGCACAGTATTTGCACGGACACACGGGCATTTTGACGATCGAGGTTGCGGATACGATCGAAAACGGAGTGAACATGGTGTTCCCTTGCAACGAGATCTATAAAACCGCTTGGGAAGTTCTGCAAAACTTCGATCACGCTCTCATTTTGAGAGAAGACGATCCTCTGCTTCCCGCCGTTCTCAAAGTTTACGACGAGCAAGGTATCCGCGGCGGCGCGCCGACCAACAAGCAAAAAGGCCCTGCGTTCAAGACCGCGCTTGCCACGGCGTATCCCGAATGCCGGCTGGTCGTCACAAAAGAAACCATGACCGTCGAGGGCATGATCAAAATGGTTTACGAACTGTTAAAAGATAAACTCAACATCGCGAAAATCACCTTTACCAGCGGCGTAAACGGCGCTTCCGAAGAGTTTACCCCCGATAAAAGTATAGACCGCTGCCCTCTTTGCGGAATTGCCCTGAACGAAAACGGCGTTTGCCCCAAATGCGGCTATAAAAAAAGATAA